The following proteins are co-located in the Candidatus Omnitrophota bacterium genome:
- the rplL gene encoding 50S ribosomal protein L7/L12 — MEANETKEAKVELTKKMKDVMETIGSMTVLELADLVKALEEKFGVQAAAAMAMPMAGAAAGAAAAAPAEEKTSFNVVLASAGASKIQVIKELRALTSLGLKEAKDLVDAAPKTIKEGATKEEADKIKKQLEAAGAKIELK; from the coding sequence ATGGAAGCGAATGAGACAAAGGAAGCTAAGGTAGAGCTGACGAAGAAGATGAAAGACGTGATGGAGACGATCGGGTCGATGACGGTCCTCGAACTTGCGGACCTCGTCAAGGCGCTCGAGGAGAAGTTCGGCGTACAGGCAGCCGCGGCGATGGCTATGCCGATGGCGGGAGCAGCCGCCGGAGCAGCCGCTGCGGCACCGGCCGAAGAGAAGACGAGTTTCAATGTCGTTCTCGCAAGCGCCGGCGCCAGCAAGATCCAGGTCATCAAGGAACTTCGCGCGTTGACAAGCCTCGGCCTGAAAGAGGCCAAGGACCTGGTAGACGCCGCGCCTAAGACGATCAAGGAAGGCGCAACGAAGGAAGAGGCCGACAAGATAAAGAAACAGCTCGAAGCGGCCGGAGCGAAGATAGAACTGAAGTAA